The sequence GGGTGCAGGTTGGGCATgttaggttgggttgagggtcaacctgagcccaatcCAACCTCAAGAGACCCAAATACAtttgattattcccaacccgacctaacctgGCTTGAATTTGCTTAACATGAACCCAACCCAATTTCCAGTTGAAGTTTTCCAACCCAAATCCAACCTGGGGACCCTGACAACCTGACCCGATCTCGGGCTGGGTCAGTCAACCCGAACCCAAGTTTCACTCTACTTAGGGTGACCTCTTGAAATACAGCAGTTGAAAAATGGAATGTGTATGCATCATGTAGTGTCAGGCTGTTGATAATGGCAAGATGGGTTCATTGCTATTATCATACTTTTAAGCAGTAGTTGGATGAAAAAATGCCCCATTTGTCAGGGTTCTTCAAACACAGCAGTAGAAAAACGAAATATTTACGTGTCAGTAGGATTTTGTCAGGGTGTTGATAACAGTGGCCGGGTTTGCCAATTATATTGTGTTTTTAAACAGTAGTTCTATAATGATCCTTGAAGAGTTTCGGACTGAGGTCTTTTGTTGGTCAACAAACAGGGCGTTCTTGGGATCAAGGTGAAGATCATGTTGGATTGGGACCCCAAGGGCAAGCAGGGCCCCACCACGCCTCTCCCTGATTTGGTCACTATCCACACCCCGAAGGAGGAAGAGGAGTACATGAGGCCGTCAATGCTGACCACTGATATAGAGGTCCCGGCCGcctgaaaaggaaaaagaaatctgAATCTTATGTTTCTAGATGAACAATGGCAAGGTTTTTGCAAACTAGATTCTCCTTTGTAATATCTTTTGGATGCTTTAGTTTATTACTTTCTCACTCTCAATCTGGGACAAAAGGCATATGGCTAGATGGACATGTAGTCTATATATATCTTTTTGATGGTTTTGGTTTTCTTACATTTCTCCATTTCTAGAtatgcttttgtttttgtttttttttttggttgcttaCATGTAGGATTATGTGCACATGGGGCCATGGTTAGGCGATCTAGATCATTGATTTGATCGGCCCACCATAGGACCATGCCTTGGCAACCCTTCTTATGTAGTATACTAACCATTCAATGTTTGTTTTTCTCCACTGAATTTGGACTGTTGCTAGCCGACACCAAGCAATTGGGATAATAAAGcccttgatgatgatgaggatgtgATTCCCTTATCCTATGTAATCTGAATGGATTGTGTTGatgaactgtgggccccacatggatcaATGAGTGATGCTGATGCGCAGTACTGTAGGGATGATTCCTCTTCACAACTTGTACGGGCCCAATGGTAGCTCCCCAGgctgggctccatatgatgggacccatcgaTCCGGACTAGAACCTTTGGCCCCCCAAGCTGTGatgatggtccaaattcaatagaTAAAAGGTAATGATGGGTTGTGATGTCTCTTCCtgtgatatttattgtttcccttgaAGCATGGGTCTCTGTGGTGGGGACCACACGATCACCAGTGGTGGGTCCATTGCGTGGACGGTTATAATGAAAAGTTCCAAATTTAGTAAAAGAGAGGGCCGAGTGCTAAATTAACTTTACATGGTTCATACAATGACCAATGTAGGGAAGTATCCAAGGTCATGGATGTTGTTTACACAACCGTTGTCAAAGACCTGCTTTCATGCCGTGGATTCAAAGATTTGGCCATGTTGAGCTTCTAagctggggcctacttgatggacAGTTGAGATCACTTTCCGTTAGGTGTGACGAACGTGGTTGGCAGGGTCGGTGAATAATGAACTTTCTGATTGGCCTAGTAAATGGCTGCTTGGAATCAAAAGCAAGATTTGTCTGACTGAGTTGGCTAATTTGAACTATCATGAAACAAATGGCTGTTTGGAAGCAAAAGCAAAGATTTGTCTGACTGAGATTATTCGAACTATCATGAAAAATGTTGTTGTTTGTAAACATGACGAGGAAGGGCCATCCATTGATCGGTAtgatattagatttcatatagattaataaatatttatttgttgaatttAGACCTAATTTCATTGGGCCATCCAATAGATATCCAACAACTGACCACCAAGCGACTACCATACTTTTTAGACTGCATGATATGATAtagagccctctctctctctctctctctctctctctctctccagcagtGGCTAGCGACTACCATACTTTTTAGACTGCATGATATGATTtagagccctctctctctctctctctctctctctctctctccagcagtGGCTAGCGACTACCATACTTTTTAGACTGCATGATATGATTTAGAGCctttggcctctctctctctctctctccctctctctctctctctctctactttttaGACTGCATGATATGATTTAGAGCctttggcctctctctctctctctctccagcagtGGCTAGTATCCCAGCGGCTATGGGCTGCGCCACTGGTCACAGTCCCCAATACCCTGCCTTTGGTCATTGAGAGTCACCGATGTTAAACTAAATGGCTGCAACTATCTCAAGTGATCTCAATCATGATAGAAGAAAATTGAGCTACATTGATGGAAGCAAGGGAAGACCTCCTTCCAAATATCTATGTCACAAGAGGTTGAAATATAATACTTATAGGCATGAATTGCCTCCTTTATTCCATGGAGCCTGAAATGAGTGAATCATTTATGACATACGCCTTCATTTTAGAGCCCgagacaaaataaaataaaatgaggtagatataaagctcaagtggaccacaccacagaaagcagtgaggacaatgatgcccactgttgaaacctttccggggccaccatgatgtttatttgccatccaacatgtttataaggttatgcataaaatgaaaaaaaacaaatatgagcttctttttttttcttttttttttttaaattttttttattgggttagcttgttagtacacacccatgtcagtacacacactccatgttagccacccctgctagagatcggtaccaagacctcaagtgttgaagcaAGGTATCtctactcagtctgccagttgagatatggatctgggtgcaaacaaatatgagcttgatttgaaacttttgtagccctcgagaagttttcaatggtgggcgttcaatccctaccactttttgtggtgtggtctacttgagatttggatcttcctccttTTTAAactcatttcctaaaataatctcaccaaaTGAACAGTTTACATATAAcgaatacatcatggtaaggccaaCATAACTTGTTGAAGTTAACACATTAGGCAGTCTGCTTCCAAAACTAGGGATGTACAATGACACATAAAAGCACCTAAATATAGTAAATGTTACACTCTTAAAAGATAAATAGAAAGATAGTATTTAAACCAGATCATTTGCAGTAATAAGTAAAAGTTTAGCATAATtgcaataaaaaataataataataaaataaaatcaggctggtccaccgATTGTATGGGCCGTACCTGTCAAGGTAATCGTCACCTAAAATATAGACCAATGGTCCACAGTCACCATGCCTTCGTGGCCTACTAAATTATAAGAGTGGTTGGCTAGTCAACCAAAACAAACCAGACCCAACCTGATTTTTAGCCCAACCTCACTAACTTAAGCCTAACCCTCGACAAACCAGACCCAACCTGATTTTTAGCCCAACCTCACCAACTTAAGCCTAACCCTCACCTTCATGTGACCCGATCCAAACCCGACCTGACTCAACCCAAATATTGGATTCCACCGATGAGACTTGATCCTGGCCGTTGATATAAAGATCCCAATGAACGATGTAAAACTCACCCAAGCTGGATTCCGTCAATCCGCGTCGGGTTACAAAAATTCACCCCCTACCTAACTAATCAAAATCGGGTTCGGTTTAGCTCGGCCCGATTTGCAGCCCTACGCCCGCATAACGTTCGGCTTAGATATCGCACGTAGGCACGTGTGGAGGAAATTATACTCGCGCGAGTTCGCTTCCCATACTCCAACGGACAGCGCGCGATTCAGTTACTCGCGGGAACCGCCTTACCGAATTGGGGTAAATCTGTCTTTTCTGAAAAATAGAAACCTATAAATTTCCAATTTCTCGTATTTTGTCAATCTTTCTGTCTGAGACTCGGCCAAACGCTCTCCGTTGGTCAGCCCTCCATTTCTCTCTGCGATCTTTCTAGGGTTTCTTAAGCCTCTCAAAAACCTATCTCTCTtccatttctagggttttttgttttttcattgaCATGGCGGTGAATCTCACGGCCAATGCGATCGCAGCCATTGAAGGCGGCGACGTGAATCTGAAGCCGCTTGTCCAGGTCTTGGAGATCAAGGCGATTGGGAACTCCCAGGACCGGTACCGGATCGTCATATCCGACGGCATCTCAACGCAGCAGGCGATGCTCGCGGCCCAGCTCAGCGACCGCGTGAAAGGCGGGAAGCTGCAGAAGGGATCCGTCATTCAGTTGCTCGATTACATCTGCAGCATCATTCAAAATCGAAAGTACGTAGATTTCTTTATCTCTGCTAATTCGTTTACGGGTTGGAAATTCTCTTGCTAGTTTTGTCTTTTGAAATGGCGATGAGTCAGCTCGGGTCAGGAATTATGGATTTTGTATTGAATTGATTGAGTTCAGATCTGAAGTTCTCTGCTGAAGCGAAATCGTAGTCTCCCCAGCTGGGCCATATAGACCAATGTAGGATCAACTTCAGGAGGTATGGCCCGCCATTGGAAGGCCATGGACTGCCTGtaaagatgatcctaaccattcaaaaatGGATTTGAATGTAAATCATTGAGCATTCTATGCTTTTTTTAATCTGTCTCATACCTCTTATGACTCGGATTGTTTGTGGAATTCGTGCTTTGCCCATGACTTACTCATTGCAGGACCTGCCCCTTAAAATTTTCTATGACCTGTACATGTGGCCCAACTAGTGGACTACGAGACTGCAAGACCAGGCCCTTTTTTTTATTAATGTCAGTGAACTGGACCGTGACTGAGTTGATTCAACTGGGTTCTGTGTTGGCAGCAAGCATGTTCAGGTTAGTTAGGATTTCAGCATTGAGAAGTCTGGGAATGTGAGGGTGTAGGTTTTAGCGGTCTGAATCATACTTGATTAAGAGCTCTCTCTAGAAATTACCAAAACTTCCTTCCAGTAAAGCAGGtttagttttttaatttttatcattgttttggggagttatttgatactctgttaTAGTATGGGCTgaatatgcaggcacttagaaattatacaAATGGCATACATTAACTGAAATTAAACCAAGTAAGTTGTGGAACCCACTGCAGCTGAGTCAAGTTCTCAAAATCAGATGcgttgaaaaatcctaacctctgattcgtggacacttttacattgaaatagaaccattggatattttgcATCCCTAACTGTTAAATAAATGTTAACCAATCCAGTACTCAGATAATTAAATGTGTAATTTTTGGTCCATAATGCATCACTGGGACCTGTGATCTATAAAGTTATAATTTCTAGGTGAGTGCAGATCATCCATCACATGATGCCAAGTACCAAAGTCTTTATGTTTGTTTTGAGAGGTAAGCAGGTGTGGAAATTACTGCAAAGGTCTCACTGAATGCAACCTACTGAAACTGCCTTCAGTTCTTAAAACCTAGATTTTGCCCTTCTAGTTGTAGAAGGGAAAAAGATATAAGCTGCAGGACTCTCAAATTGATTATTCTGTGAGGCCATCCCATTGGTGGAAACAATGAGACTCACCAGTGTTGGGTTTGGGGTTAATGCAATACCTAGTGGATTCCATCGTCTCAAAGGTGGGTCTCCTCATTTTCTTTGAGTCATTTTAGTCTATTTAGAATTAATTGGTTGGTTTATAAAAGGTCATATCTGTCTTTTGAACACCCAAGATCTTGGTttaccctcatccaagtgagcgaggagaatttttcattttttattctcATGATTCCTGGTGATGGAATACTAGGGAAATTAATACAAAATTACGTTTTGATGTTTTTGGCAGTAGAAATAACAGAAGATCAAAACAAAATTGTAGTTAATTGTTTGGAGGTGGCAACCTGGGAAATTGGAGATCAAGCCTTTGATAGAACTATGTtttataatttctttttattttaaattatatttGAAGTATTCATCGCCTGTTTTCACTGTGGATGATTGATTTTATGCAGGATTATCGTTGTTTTGAACTTGGAGACTATAATTGCAGATTGTGATATCATCGGGAATCCAAAACTTCCCATGCAGTCAGAGTCGCCTCAAAAAGCTCTGTCTCGTGACAACTCAGAATGCCTAAGAGGAGAATTGTTTAATGGTGTATCCGGGTCTGTTCCTAAGTCAAGGAATAACTCTAATGCAGCATCAAATCCTGCTAACAAGATGCAGAGCTTTCGCCCAACCGTTCAACCTTCCTACCAGCCTCCTCCGAACTACAAAAATCATGGAGCAATCATAAAGAACGAAGCTCCTGCTCGAATAATCCCCATTGCTGCTTTGAATCCTTATCAGGGGCGGTGGGCAATCAAGGCGAGAGTGACCGCGAAAGGAGATCTCCGGCGCTACAACAATGCTAGGGGAGATGGTAAGGTCTTTTCCTTCGACCTCCTCGATGCTGATGGGGGAGAAATACGAGTGACCTGTTTCAATTCCATTGTCGACCGATTCTATGATTCTGTCGAGGTAGGTAGGGTTTACTTGATATCAAAGGGAAGCTTAAAACCAGCACAGAAAAATTTCAACCATCTTAACAATGAGTGGGAAATATTTTTGGAATCAACATCGACAGTGGATATTTGCCCTGATGAAGACAGCTCAATACCGAAGCAGCAGTTTTCCTTCAGACCCATCAATGAAATTGAGCACACGGAGAACAATTCCATTGTGGATATGATTGGCATTGTAATATCTGTTAATCCATCGGTTACTATATTGAGAAAGAATGGTATGGAAACTCTGAGAAGAATTTTGAATCTGAAGGATGAGTCTGGCCGGAGCATTGAGCTCACCCTCTGGGGTGATTTTTGCAACAAGGAAGGTCGGGAGCTGCAGGAGCTGCTCGATTCCAGGTTTTTCCCAGTTTTGGCTGTGAAAGCTGGTAAGGTAAATGACTTCAGTGGGAAATCAGTTGGGACGATTTCCTCCACCCAGCTTTTCTTAAATCCAGATTTTCCTGAAGCTCATAGCCTCAGAGATTGGTTCGATAGAGTAGGAAAGAATGCTTCTGCTCAGTCCATCTCCAGAGATATCCCCGGTGGGCCACGGAATGAGATCCGTAAAACAGTATCGCAAATCAAAGATGAAGGCCTTGGGAGGGCGGATAAGCCCGATTGGGTTACAGTGAAGGCGACGATTTCATTCATAAAGACGGATAACTTCTGTTACACAGCATGTCCTTTGATGGTTGGGGATAGACAGTGTGGCAAGAAGGTGATGAGGTCGGGAAATGGAAACTGGCACTGTGAAAGGTGCGATCAGGATATTCAGGAATGTGAATATCGGTATCTGCTTCAGGCGCAAGTTCAAGACCATACGGGACTGACTTGGGTGACAGCATTTCAGGAGTCAGGGGAGGAGATCTTGGGTTGCTCGGCAAAGGAATTGTATTTGTTGAAACACATAGAAGAAGATGATATCAGGTTTGGCGAGGTTGTCCGCGGCAGTCTCTTCAAGCAGTATCTTTTCCGGCTTAAAATTAAAGAGGAAACGTATGGCGATGAGCAACGGGTGAAAATCACCGTCGTGAAGGCGGATAAGGTGAATTTTTCTGTGGAGAGCAGATATCTACTCGATTTGATTTCAAGAACTTCCCTCTAGGGCACTGGAGGTGTTGTAGTTTACATGGTGGGGGCATTGGAATTAGAAATGCCGACGGTGCAGATTGTGATTGAATTGACTGACAATTCTTTCAATAAACGTCACAGATTCAATCTGACCAAACACCTTAAGGTGTTGTTAGTTGTATGTAACTCTGGTAGTAGATATATTGATTGTATTTGATTCGAATTTCGATTTCTTCTCAAAGAGAAGTGTCGGTCCTTGTTTGGGTAATTTCAGAGTTTGAATGGGATACTTAAAATAAGAAAGTCGTAAATGCCGTTTTTTGCAATTCCACTCCAAAATGACAACCAACAAAAGCATCTGGACACTCGATCAAACTCGAAAACATAAGTTTCTTCTTTCAGGCGGCATTTGGATGTCAGTTAAAGTCTGGCcggtattttatttattttttttaaataaaatttccagCCAATCTATATCAACTATATTTCTGGACTGTCTTCAGATGCAGGCCAGTTTTCATTTCTGGTAAGGAAAGGCAGCGGGAATGGATACCATTCACTCCAATCCTTGGAAGCATCCATTGATTTTAGTACATCCGAAAACACCGAAAGCATTATCATATGATCAGATCATTTCAACAAACCAAAACAACCACTCTTTTGCATTAGAATTACTGTGTTCAAATCACAAAGCTCCCATCTTTCCCCACCAAAATTACAGATAACAGAGATAGTTACAACTACAGCAAACAAACATGAGTTACAAAGATCACCAAACACCATGCAtcatatcccaattcctcttcaGGTCCGCTTGACAGGGTCAAAATTGGCGACGCCGATGACAGCACCAATGAGAGCAGTAAGCACGACGCCACCAGCGACGATGCTGAGGAGGAAGTTCTTGAGAGAAGGCGAGAGCCCTGGCTGGGCCGCTTCGGCTACGTCGGGGATCACCATTGCAGCTGTCAGTGCAACTGCTGTCAGACCAGTGACGGCTTTCTCCTTGAACGACGCACGGACCTGGAACCTGCCGTTGGATTTCAGCGACGGGGATGCTGGCTTCACCGACAGCTTCATGGGGTTGAAGAAGGCGTTGGAGCTCAGCAGCCTCTTGTGGGCGGCGGACGTGATTGGCAATGACATGGCGACCGCCGAAGACGATGCCATTGATTCTAGCTTACTGATTTGGAGAAGTGGAGTAGGGATGTTGGTGAGGAAGAAGAACGGTTGAGGGTGTTAGTTGGAGTGGTGAGTGGGGAGAGGGACGCTTAGATAGAGATTATGGAAGGATGGGAGGTGGAGAATCGGTTAGATGTTCTTGCACGTCTGACGTGGCAGCTTCTGCATCCGTTTGTGGAGGATAGGGTTATCACATATCTTGAAACGGGTCACCTATGGAGCCACGTCGGAATGGTGGTATGGGTAGAGCGGAGCCGGATTGCCTGCGAAAGCAGAGCTTCCTCCTACGGGaagctgggtggggccctccgtggtgctcgtgagaaatccaccccgtccatctgttttgccagatcatggTACGGTAGGATTATGGTAGGacgtgagccaaaaaatgaggcagataggCGGCACGATAAAAGGAAAAAGTGGTAGGGAaaagcctaccgttgaaatctccctgGTTGCACCCCGGCGTTTATATGCCATTCACACCGCTcccaaggtcattcctactgggatgaattgaaccCACAAAAATATttgcctgatctaaaacttctgaggcccatgaatgtttcaacggtggacattcaatccttactgttgtgcggcccacttggagttttgaatctgcctatttttgagcttatgtcctgacatgatctagcaaaacggatggacggagtgcatttctcacaagcatcacggttggccccacctagcttcccgtcGCATGCAATCTGGGTCGGGTAGAGCGGTC is a genomic window of Magnolia sinica isolate HGM2019 chromosome 15, MsV1, whole genome shotgun sequence containing:
- the LOC131226689 gene encoding uncharacterized protein LOC131226689 — protein: MASSSAVAMSLPITSAAHKRLLSSNAFFNPMKLSVKPASPSLKSNGRFQVRASFKEKAVTGLTAVALTAAMVIPDVAEAAQPGLSPSLKNFLLSIVAGGVVLTALIGAVIGVANFDPVKRT
- the LOC131226688 gene encoding replication protein A 70 kDa DNA-binding subunit A, which codes for MAVNLTANAIAAIEGGDVNLKPLVQVLEIKAIGNSQDRYRIVISDGISTQQAMLAAQLSDRVKGGKLQKGSVIQLLDYICSIIQNRKIIVVLNLETIIADCDIIGNPKLPMQSESPQKALSRDNSECLRGELFNGVSGSVPKSRNNSNAASNPANKMQSFRPTVQPSYQPPPNYKNHGAIIKNEAPARIIPIAALNPYQGRWAIKARVTAKGDLRRYNNARGDGKVFSFDLLDADGGEIRVTCFNSIVDRFYDSVEVGRVYLISKGSLKPAQKNFNHLNNEWEIFLESTSTVDICPDEDSSIPKQQFSFRPINEIEHTENNSIVDMIGIVISVNPSVTILRKNGMETLRRILNLKDESGRSIELTLWGDFCNKEGRELQELLDSRFFPVLAVKAGKVNDFSGKSVGTISSTQLFLNPDFPEAHSLRDWFDRVGKNASAQSISRDIPGGPRNEIRKTVSQIKDEGLGRADKPDWVTVKATISFIKTDNFCYTACPLMVGDRQCGKKVMRSGNGNWHCERCDQDIQECEYRYLLQAQVQDHTGLTWVTAFQESGEEILGCSAKELYLLKHIEEDDIRFGEVVRGSLFKQYLFRLKIKEETYGDEQRVKITVVKADKVNFSVESRYLLDLISRTSL